A region from the Aegilops tauschii subsp. strangulata cultivar AL8/78 chromosome 5, Aet v6.0, whole genome shotgun sequence genome encodes:
- the LOC109772037 gene encoding uncharacterized protein isoform X2, with amino-acid sequence MADPDADESPDLWQLFCHYDRLYFRGELDAAAFAVEWAYPRMRTTTCFGSCSFGDLSKIILYEPMLQWRTNADMKNALLHLMIHAIIFVKHGMKNLGHGPVFRDWMDAINTCTAEDLMRPTGGYRITTTHDFSEEKSCNIQGIPWKCEWCGVTLLRATNLGPPSDSCCIENVSEDATCGNMLCQWHNHKMDCGGTYVVTKPRGQRMVRKGGELLLRTGTTEMTKSQGAVQQSDSDEVQKAIVLSAAPRSRRRLKPKQEFVAWENIELLSMGSRSNAKSVGSSSSKKAEDVLSSQLKRKQTSVTSEKHGFLSLGSCDNAKSSGSNTSRKAGKFHEPDDVKPYASQKKLKLVQDLAASEEYGAFSLGTCNSAKPPRSSTSRNAEKWCKSEGVEKSTVPWPAAPPQKMKLEQDSSLYSIGPFPQLQGFVTFQKHGVAKPSKSITPDRVGKLHKPDGVENSGVPPSTPLKKLKLEKDPVASEKHGVATSRSLPAAPLTKLKPDLVASEKSFGCGNAKVPDNISSQMAHKKLEHGGAQKHISLHAAPQTMLKQPNKTSSTVKAPKQHKFEDFRKATVQPAAPQSKLKQPNRAASERQKTRSKTKSCAGKKEYVCFSLWQNFYEPECSSGSDEPLVNKRSVRRKRERERAIQITYSRSRKRGTSGISSIKAKLDEEISSGHLEVIVIDDEVMTEAPGEQCKAPAPCMNVPVVPPTDQVTAEAPRGQSKPPVPSKDVPAVPPADQVTAEAPRGMSKTPAPSKDVPAVSPADQVMTEAPRGMSKTPAPSKDVPAVPPTDQVMTETPRGQSQPAAQRMDTAVPPADHGDRSDPSTIMDIAAVPPAMTQAPMDQSQPPAPCSIAADQVVPPRSADLPGLPPSNPSSWAGVIDISDDDDDDDDE; translated from the exons ATCCTGTTCCTTTGGAGACCTGAGCAAAATAATACTCTATGAGCCAATGCTGCAATGGCGCACAAATGCTGATATGAAGAATGCCCTGCTGCATCTGATGATTCATGCAATCATATTTGTAAAGCATGGTATGAAGAACCTCGG CCATGGTCCTGTTTTCCGTGATTGGATGGATGCTATCAACACTTGCACTGCTGAGGATCTCATG AGACCGACGGGTGGCTACCGTATCACCACTACCCATGATTTCAGTGAGGAAAAATCCTGCAACATCCAGGGGATTCCATGGAAG TGTGAATGGTGTGGCGTTACACTTCTGAGGGCAACGAATTTGGGACCTCCATCTGATTCCTGCTGTATCGAGAATGTTAGCGAAGATGCAACCTGTGGCAACATGCTTTGCCAGTGGCACAA CCACAAGATGGATTGTGGTGGTACATATGTGGTAACCAAACCACGAGGGCAAAGGATGGTCCGAAAAG GTGGAGAGTTGCTTCTTCGGACTGGAACAACTGAAATGACCAAGTCACAAGGAGCTGTACAACAATCAGATTCAGATGAAGTGCAGAAAGCAATTGTTTTGTCTGCAGCCCCTCGCAGTCGGAGAAGATTGAAGCCGAAGCAAGAGTTTGTTGCATGGGAGAATATTGAACTTTTGTCTATGGGGAGTCGCAGTAATGCAAAATCAGTGGGTAGTAGCTCCTCAAAGAAGGCAGAGGATGTCCTTTCGAGCCAACTGAAACGGAAGCAAACATCTGTTACATCAGAGAAGCATGGGTTTCTCTCACTAGGGAGTTGCGACAATGCAAAATCGTCGGGAAGTAACACCTCCAGGAAGGCAGGAAAGTTCCATGAGCCAGATGATGTTAAGCCTTATGCATCCCAGAAAAAATTGAAGCTAGTGCAGGACTTGGCCGCATCGGAGGAATATGGAGCTTTCTCTCTAGGGACTTGCAACAGTGCAAAACCACCACGAAGCAGCACATCCAGGAATGCAGAGAAGTGGTGCAAGTCCGAGGGTGTTGAGAAATCCACTGTCCCATGGCCTGCTGCGCCCCCTCAGAAAATGAAGCTTGAGCAAGACTCTTCCCTTTACTCCATAGGGCCTTTTCCTCAGTTGCAGGGTTTTGTTACATTCCAGAAACATGGGGTTGCAAAACCATCAAAAAGTATCACCCCAGACAGAGTAGGCAAGCTGCATAAGCCGGATGGTGTTGAGAACTCCGGTGTCCCGCCTTCCACGCCCCTAAAAAAACTGAAGCTAGAGAAGGACCCAGTTGCATCCGAGAAACATGGGGTGGCAACATCAAGAAGCCTACCTGCTGCACCTCTCACAAAGCTGAAGCCAGACTTGGTTGCATCGGAGAAGAGTTTTGGTTGCGGCAATGCAAAAGTACCGGACAACATCTCCTCACAGATGGCACACAAGAAACTTGAGCATGGAGGGGCTCAGAAGCACATTTCTCTGCATGCTGCCCCTCAAACTATGCTGAAGCAACCGAACAAAACCAGCTCCACAGTGAAGGCACCAAAGCAACATAAGTTTGAAGACTTTCGGAAAGCAACTGTTCAGCCTGCCGCCCCTCAGAGTAAACTGAAGCAACCAAACCGTGCTGCGTCGGAGAGGCAAAAgacaaggagcaaaaccaagagTTGTGCTGGGAAAAAAGAATATGTTTGCTTTAGTCTGTGGCAGAACTTCTATGAACCGGAATGCTCGAGTGGATCGGACGAGCCGCTTGTAAACAAGAGAAGTGTGCGGAGAAAAAGAGAGAGGGAACGTGCGATTCAGATCACATATTCACGGTCAAGGAAGCGAGGCACCAGTGGGATCAGCTCCATCAAGGCCAAACTGGATGAGGAAATCTCATCTGGACACTTGGAGGTCATTGTTATCGATGATGAGGTGATGACTGAAGCCCCTGGAGAACAGTGCAAGGCACCAGCTCCATGCATGAACGTTCCTGTCGTCCCGCCGACTGATCAGGTGACGGCTGAAGCCCCTAGAGGTCAGTCCAAGCCACCAGTTCCATCCAAGGACGTTCCTGCTGTCCCTCCCGCTGATCAGGTGACGGCTGAAGCCCCTAGAGGTATGTCCAAGACACCAGCTCCATCCAAGGACGTTCCTGCTGTCTCTCCCGCTGATCAG GTGATGACTGAAGCCCCTAGAGGCATGTCGAAGACACCAGCTCCATCCAAGGACGTTCCTGCTGTCCCTCCCACTGATCAGGTGATGACTGAAACCCCTAGAGGCCAGTCCCAGCCAGCAGCACAGCGCATGGACACTGCCGTCCCTCCTGCGGACCACGGAGATCGGTCCGATCCATCTACGATCATGGACATTGCTGCTGTGCCTCCAGCTATGACCCAAGCCCCTATGGATCAGTCACAGCCACCAGCTCCTTGCTCCATCGCCGCTGATCAGGTGGTTCCACCTCGTTCGGCCGACCTGCCCGGTTTACCTCCTTCAAATCCAAGCAGTTGGGCTGGCGTGATAGACATTtctgatgatgatgacgacgacgacgacgaatgA
- the LOC109772037 gene encoding uncharacterized protein isoform X1: protein MADPDADESPDLWQLFCHYDRLYFRGELDAAAFAVEWAYPRMRTTTCFGSCSFGDLSKIILYEPMLQWRTNADMKNALLHLMIHAIIFVKHGMKNLGHGPVFRDWMDAINTCTAEDLMRPTGGYRITTTHDFSEEKSCNIQGIPWKCEWCGVTLLRATNLGPPSDSCCIENVSEDATCGNMLCQWHNHKMDCGGTYVVTKPRGQRMVRKGGELLLRTGTTEMTKSQGAVQQSDSDEVQKAIVLSAAPRSRRRLKPKQEFVAWENIELLSMGSRSNAKSVGSSSSKKAEDVLSSQLKRKQTSVTSEKHGFLSLGSCDNAKSSGSNTSRKAGKFHEPDDVKPYASQKKLKLVQDLAASEEYGAFSLGTCNSAKPPRSSTSRNAEKWCKSEGVEKSTVPWPAAPPQKMKLEQDSSLYSIGPFPQLQGFVTFQKHGVAKPSKSITPDRVGKLHKPDGVENSGVPPSTPLKKLKLEKDPVASEKHGVATSRSLPAAPLTKLKPDLVASEKSFGCGNAKVPDNISSQMAHKKLEHGGAQKHISLHAAPQTMLKQPNKTSSTVKAPKQHKFEDFRKATVQPAAPQSKLKQPNRAASERQKTRSKTKSCAGKKEYVCFSLWQNFYEPECSSGSDEPLVNKRSVRRKRERERAIQITYSRSRKRGTSGISSIKAKLDEEISSGHLEVIVIDDEVMTEAPGEQCKAPAPCMNVPVVPPTDQVTAEAPRGQSKPPVPSKDVPAVPPADQVTAEAPRGMSKTPAPSKDVPAVSPADQVMTEAPRGMSKTPTPSKDVPAVPPTDQVMTEAPRGMSKTPAPSKDVPAVPPTDQVMTETPRGQSQPAAQRMDTAVPPADHGDRSDPSTIMDIAAVPPAMTQAPMDQSQPPAPCSIAADQVVPPRSADLPGLPPSNPSSWAGVIDISDDDDDDDDE, encoded by the exons ATCCTGTTCCTTTGGAGACCTGAGCAAAATAATACTCTATGAGCCAATGCTGCAATGGCGCACAAATGCTGATATGAAGAATGCCCTGCTGCATCTGATGATTCATGCAATCATATTTGTAAAGCATGGTATGAAGAACCTCGG CCATGGTCCTGTTTTCCGTGATTGGATGGATGCTATCAACACTTGCACTGCTGAGGATCTCATG AGACCGACGGGTGGCTACCGTATCACCACTACCCATGATTTCAGTGAGGAAAAATCCTGCAACATCCAGGGGATTCCATGGAAG TGTGAATGGTGTGGCGTTACACTTCTGAGGGCAACGAATTTGGGACCTCCATCTGATTCCTGCTGTATCGAGAATGTTAGCGAAGATGCAACCTGTGGCAACATGCTTTGCCAGTGGCACAA CCACAAGATGGATTGTGGTGGTACATATGTGGTAACCAAACCACGAGGGCAAAGGATGGTCCGAAAAG GTGGAGAGTTGCTTCTTCGGACTGGAACAACTGAAATGACCAAGTCACAAGGAGCTGTACAACAATCAGATTCAGATGAAGTGCAGAAAGCAATTGTTTTGTCTGCAGCCCCTCGCAGTCGGAGAAGATTGAAGCCGAAGCAAGAGTTTGTTGCATGGGAGAATATTGAACTTTTGTCTATGGGGAGTCGCAGTAATGCAAAATCAGTGGGTAGTAGCTCCTCAAAGAAGGCAGAGGATGTCCTTTCGAGCCAACTGAAACGGAAGCAAACATCTGTTACATCAGAGAAGCATGGGTTTCTCTCACTAGGGAGTTGCGACAATGCAAAATCGTCGGGAAGTAACACCTCCAGGAAGGCAGGAAAGTTCCATGAGCCAGATGATGTTAAGCCTTATGCATCCCAGAAAAAATTGAAGCTAGTGCAGGACTTGGCCGCATCGGAGGAATATGGAGCTTTCTCTCTAGGGACTTGCAACAGTGCAAAACCACCACGAAGCAGCACATCCAGGAATGCAGAGAAGTGGTGCAAGTCCGAGGGTGTTGAGAAATCCACTGTCCCATGGCCTGCTGCGCCCCCTCAGAAAATGAAGCTTGAGCAAGACTCTTCCCTTTACTCCATAGGGCCTTTTCCTCAGTTGCAGGGTTTTGTTACATTCCAGAAACATGGGGTTGCAAAACCATCAAAAAGTATCACCCCAGACAGAGTAGGCAAGCTGCATAAGCCGGATGGTGTTGAGAACTCCGGTGTCCCGCCTTCCACGCCCCTAAAAAAACTGAAGCTAGAGAAGGACCCAGTTGCATCCGAGAAACATGGGGTGGCAACATCAAGAAGCCTACCTGCTGCACCTCTCACAAAGCTGAAGCCAGACTTGGTTGCATCGGAGAAGAGTTTTGGTTGCGGCAATGCAAAAGTACCGGACAACATCTCCTCACAGATGGCACACAAGAAACTTGAGCATGGAGGGGCTCAGAAGCACATTTCTCTGCATGCTGCCCCTCAAACTATGCTGAAGCAACCGAACAAAACCAGCTCCACAGTGAAGGCACCAAAGCAACATAAGTTTGAAGACTTTCGGAAAGCAACTGTTCAGCCTGCCGCCCCTCAGAGTAAACTGAAGCAACCAAACCGTGCTGCGTCGGAGAGGCAAAAgacaaggagcaaaaccaagagTTGTGCTGGGAAAAAAGAATATGTTTGCTTTAGTCTGTGGCAGAACTTCTATGAACCGGAATGCTCGAGTGGATCGGACGAGCCGCTTGTAAACAAGAGAAGTGTGCGGAGAAAAAGAGAGAGGGAACGTGCGATTCAGATCACATATTCACGGTCAAGGAAGCGAGGCACCAGTGGGATCAGCTCCATCAAGGCCAAACTGGATGAGGAAATCTCATCTGGACACTTGGAGGTCATTGTTATCGATGATGAGGTGATGACTGAAGCCCCTGGAGAACAGTGCAAGGCACCAGCTCCATGCATGAACGTTCCTGTCGTCCCGCCGACTGATCAGGTGACGGCTGAAGCCCCTAGAGGTCAGTCCAAGCCACCAGTTCCATCCAAGGACGTTCCTGCTGTCCCTCCCGCTGATCAGGTGACGGCTGAAGCCCCTAGAGGTATGTCCAAGACACCAGCTCCATCCAAGGACGTTCCTGCTGTCTCTCCCGCTGATCAGGTGATGACTGAAGCCCCTAGAGGTATGTCCAAGACACCAACTCCATCCAAGGACGTTCCTGCTGTCCCTCCCACTGATCAGGTGATGACTGAAGCCCCTAGAGGCATGTCGAAGACACCAGCTCCATCCAAGGACGTTCCTGCTGTCCCTCCCACTGATCAGGTGATGACTGAAACCCCTAGAGGCCAGTCCCAGCCAGCAGCACAGCGCATGGACACTGCCGTCCCTCCTGCGGACCACGGAGATCGGTCCGATCCATCTACGATCATGGACATTGCTGCTGTGCCTCCAGCTATGACCCAAGCCCCTATGGATCAGTCACAGCCACCAGCTCCTTGCTCCATCGCCGCTGATCAGGTGGTTCCACCTCGTTCGGCCGACCTGCCCGGTTTACCTCCTTCAAATCCAAGCAGTTGGGCTGGCGTGATAGACATTtctgatgatgatgacgacgacgacgacgaatgA
- the LOC109772039 gene encoding cytokinin hydroxylase: MAFVAAMITAIASVVSVLLLRAVWVTLSCYFLTPMRIRRTMAAQGVHGPPPRPLVGNLRQVSALVAEANAGDMTSLSHDIVGRLMPHYVLWSQTYGKLFVYWYGSEPRLCLTDTDMIKEFLSSKYAHATGKSWLQRQGTKNFIGRGLLMANGARWSHQRHVVAPAFMPDKLKGRVGHMVECTKQTILSLRDAAARGRGEVEIGGHMTRLTGDIISRTEFDTSYETGKRIFHLLEDLQRLTARSSRYLWIPGSQYFPSKYRREIGRLNGELEGVVLESIRRSREIADEGRTTSTYGRGLLAMLLAEMEKKKEKGAGDDGKFSYDTRLVIDECKTFFFAGHETSALLLTWTLMLLATHPEWQDKARAEVSQVCGDDPPSADQLSKLTVLQMIIHETLRLYPPATLLPRMAFEDIRLGDLHLPRGLSVWIPVLAIHHDESIWGADAHEFHPERFAAGRRSSAGAGRFLPFAAGPRNCVGQAYALFEAKVVLAMLLANFRFTISDDYRHAPVNVLTLRPKYGVPVHLRPLRP, from the exons ATGGCGTTCGTGGCGGCCATGATCACCGCCATCGCCTCGGTTGTCTCGGTGCTGCTTCTGAGGGCGGTATGGGTGACCCTATCTTGCTACTTCCTGACGCCAATGAGGATCCGTAGAACCATGGCGGCGCAGGGCGTCCACGGTCCCCCGCCGCGCCCGCTCGTCGGCAACCTACGCCAGGTGTCGGCCCTCGTTGCGGAGGCCAACGCCGGCGACATGACGTCCCTGAGCCACGACATCGTCGGCCGCCTCATGCCCCATTACGTGCTCTGGTCGCAGACATACG GGAAGCTTTTCGTGTACTGGTACGGGAGCGAGCCGCGGCTGTGCCTGACGGACACGGACATGATCAAGGAGTTCCTGTCGTCCAAGTACGCCCACGCCACCGGCAAGTCGTGGCTGCAGCGGCAGGGCACGAAGAACTTCATCGGCCGCGGCCTGCTCATGGCCAACGGCGCCAGGTGGTCGCACCAGCGCCACGTCGTCGCGCCGGCGTTCATGCCTGACAAGCTCAAG GGGCGTGTGGGGCACATGGTGGAGTGCACGAAGCAGACGATCCTGTCGCTGCGGGATGCGGCGGCGCGCGGCCGCGGCGAGGTGGAGATCGGCGGCCACATGACCCGGCTCACCGGCGACATCATCTCCCGGACCGAGTTCGACACCAGCTACGAGACCGGCAAGCGCATCTTCCACCTCCTGGAGGACCTGCAGCGCCTCACCGCGCGCTCCAGCCGCTACCTCTGGATCCCCGGCAGCCA GTACTTCCCCAGCAAGTACAGGAGGGAGATCGGGCGGCTGAACGGCGAGCTGGAGGGCGTCGTCTTGGAGTCCATCCGCCGGAGCCGCGAGATCGCCGACGAGGGCCGGACGACCTCCACGTACGGCCGGGGGCTCCTCGCCATGCTGCTCGCCGAgatggagaagaagaaggagaagggtGCAGGCGACGACGGCAAGTTCAGCTACGACACGCGGCTGGTGATCGACGAGTGCAAGACCTTCTTCTTCGCCGGCCACGAGACGTCGGCGCTGCTGCTCACCTGGACGCTCATGCTACTCGCCACGCACCCCGAGTGGCAGGACAAGGCCCGCGCCGAGGTCTCCCAGGTCTGCGGCGACGACCCGCCGTCGGCCGACCAGCTCTCCAAACTGACCGTG CTGCAGATGATCATCCACGAGACGCTGCGGCTGTACCCGCCGGCGACGCTGCTGCCGCGGATGGCGTTCGAGGACATCCGGCTCGGGGATCTCCACCTGCCGCGCGGGCTCTCGGTGTGGATACCCGTGCTGGCAATACACCACGACGAGTCCATCTGGGGCGCCGACGCGCATGAGTTCCACCCGGAGCGGTTCGCCGCCGGGCGGCGCTCATCGGCGGGCGCCGGCCGGTTCCTGCCGTTCGCGGCCGGGCCGCGCAACTGCGTCGGGCAGGCGTACGCCCTCTTCGAGGCCAAGGTCGTCCTCGCCATGCTGCTGGCCAACTTCCGCTTCACCATCTCCGATGACTACCGCCACGCGCCGGTCAACGTGCTCACCCTCCGCCCCAAGTACGGCGTGCCCGTCCACCTCCGGCCGCTGCGGCCGTAG
- the LOC109772038 gene encoding probable ubiquitin receptor RAD23, producing MKVSVKTLKGSKFEIEVNPADKVSDVKKLIESSQGQNVYPADQQMLIYQGTVLKDETTLEENKVVENNFLVIMLRQNKGSSSAAPSKSKEPSNQAPPTQTVPATPASQAPATPAPQAVAAPAPIVPVSAPGPAATASPAPAVAVSTEAETYGQAASNLVAGGTLEATIQSILEMGGGTWDRDTVLRALRAAFNNPERAVEYLYSGIPEPMEIPAPPPSAQPADPALASQAAQPAVASSGPNASPLDLFPQALPNASANAAGEGNLDVLRNNAQFRSLLSLVQANPQILQPLLQELGKQNPQILQLIQDNQAEFLRLINEPAEGDEDENLLEQFAEGVPQTIAVTPEENEAILRLEGMGFDRALVLEVYFACNKDETLAANYLLDHMNEFDDGAPQ from the exons ATGAAGGTCTCCGTGAAGACGCTCAAGGGCTCCAAATTCGAGATCGAAGTGAACCCCGCCGACAAG GTTTCTGATGTAAAGAAGCTCATTGAGAGTTCACAAGGGCAGAATGTGTACCCAGCTGATCAACAAATGCTCATATACCAAGGGACAGTTCTTAAGGATGAGACTACGTTGGAGGAAAACAAAGTTGTTGAAAACAACTTTCTTGTGATAATGCTTAGACAG AATAAGGGCTCATCAAGTGCAGCTCCATCTAAATCCAAGGAACCCTCAAATCAG GCACCCCCTACTCAGACAGTGCCTGCTACTCCTGCCTCTCAAGCACCAGCCACGCCAGCACCTCAAGCAGTGGCTGCGCCAGCACCTAT TGTACCTGTCAGTGCTCCTGGTCCAGCTGCCACCGCCTCCCCAGCTCCTGCTGTTGCTGTCTC CACTGAAGCAGAAACTTATGGTCAGGCTGCTTCGAACCTTGTCGCGGGAGGCACCCTAGAGGCAACAATTCAGTCAATTCTAGAAATGGGTGGTGGAACATGGGACAGAGACACTGTGCTGCGTGCCCTACGTGCTGCATTCAACAACCCGGAGCGGGCTGTTGAGTATTTATATTCT GGTATTCCTGAGCCGATGGAGATTCCTGCACCACCACCAAGTGCCCAGCCAGCTGATCCTGCCCTGGCTTCACAAGCAGCTCAACCTGCAGTTGCCTCTTCCGGTCCTAACGCTAGCCCCTTGGACCTCTTCCCTCAA GCCCTGCCAAATGCTTCAGCAAATGCTGCTGGTGAAGGAAATCTGGATGTTTTGCGTAACAATGCACAATTCCGAAGCTTACTTTCTTTAGTGCAGGCCAACCCTCAAATCTTACAG CCATTGCTTCAAGAGCTGGGAAAGCAAAACCCTCAGATTTTGCAGCTGATTCAGGACAACCAAGCAGAGTTCCTTCGTTTAATCAATGAGCCAGCTGAGGGCGATGAAGACGA GAATCTACTAGAGCAGTTTGCTGAGGGTGTGCCTCAGACCATAGCTGTCACTcctgaggagaatgaagctatacTTCGT CTTGAAGGAATGGGCTTTGACCGGGCGCTTGTTCTGGAGGTGTACTTCGCCTGCAACAAGGACGAGACCCTGGCCGCAAACTACCTGTTAGACCACATGAACGAGTTTGACGACGGAGCGCCGCAGTAA